The Kosakonia sacchari SP1 genome includes a window with the following:
- a CDS encoding YdgH/BhsA/McbA-like domain containing protein: MKSIKTFVAVIALATSFGSFAAQSVTATDLTLSGAEAKIAAQAQQAGASSYQITEAYTGNQVHMTAELNK, encoded by the coding sequence ATGAAAAGCATCAAAACTTTTGTCGCAGTTATCGCTCTGGCTACCTCTTTTGGTTCTTTCGCTGCACAGTCTGTGACCGCAACTGATTTAACCCTGAGTGGCGCAGAAGCGAAAATCGCCGCGCAGGCTCAGCAGGCTGGCGCATCTTCTTACCAGATCACTGAAGCGTATACCGGCAACCAGGTTCATATGACCGCCGAACTGAACAAATAA
- a CDS encoding ABC transporter permease, translating to MSDLRLPAAIRVSLSSRYGMPWLQLLLESLDNLRLLGRRAVLALLGIAVGCAAVVALLNIGYNAEREAMSIFRGMGSELLVANIQQPVGSGRKPLVAPADLDIDALHQHIPEIDAASALVPSNTQARFNGRTAAATLVGSGAELPSVLRLQLEQGRFLSRFDAQSTYAVLGANVAAQWAQPDRPVLLGDRIQIGGYLFEIVGILRAQGPNPIIPVSIDDAILLPITGMRRVIDFPQITGVAARSRSGEELDRIAPRLQAWLSEKMPGFEVNVQVPQQLLEGIEQQSRLFSWLLAGLGGISLLVGGVGVMNVMVMNVSERRREIGVRMALGARSRDIAMLFLLEAIVLATVGAILGAAAGLAAAWLFVWFSGWSDFALSAAALPLGVGSAIVIGLFFGLSPALAASRMEPVEALRDA from the coding sequence ATGTCTGATCTTCGTCTGCCCGCCGCAATCCGTGTTTCTCTGTCTTCACGCTACGGAATGCCGTGGCTGCAACTTTTGCTGGAGTCGCTGGATAACCTGCGGCTGTTAGGTCGCCGCGCGGTGCTGGCGCTGTTGGGCATCGCAGTGGGCTGCGCGGCGGTGGTGGCGTTGCTGAACATTGGCTACAACGCCGAACGTGAGGCGATGAGCATTTTTCGCGGTATGGGTAGTGAGTTACTGGTTGCCAATATTCAGCAGCCTGTCGGTTCCGGCAGAAAACCGCTGGTCGCGCCCGCCGATCTCGATATCGACGCCTTGCATCAGCACATCCCGGAGATTGACGCGGCCTCTGCGCTCGTTCCCAGTAACACACAAGCGCGTTTTAATGGCCGAACGGCAGCGGCAACGCTGGTCGGTAGCGGCGCTGAACTGCCTTCTGTGTTGCGACTGCAACTGGAGCAAGGCCGCTTTTTGAGCCGCTTTGATGCGCAGAGCACCTACGCCGTTCTCGGGGCCAATGTCGCCGCACAATGGGCCCAGCCCGACCGCCCCGTCCTGCTGGGCGACCGCATTCAGATTGGTGGTTATCTCTTTGAGATAGTTGGCATTCTGCGCGCGCAAGGACCAAACCCGATCATTCCTGTCTCCATAGATGATGCCATTTTGCTGCCGATAACCGGTATGCGCCGGGTGATCGATTTTCCGCAAATCACTGGCGTCGCGGCGCGTAGCCGCAGCGGTGAAGAACTTGATCGCATCGCGCCCCGGCTACAGGCGTGGCTCAGCGAAAAGATGCCCGGCTTTGAGGTCAATGTGCAGGTTCCTCAGCAGTTGCTGGAAGGCATTGAGCAGCAGTCGCGCCTGTTTTCATGGTTGCTCGCCGGGCTTGGCGGCATCTCGCTGTTGGTCGGCGGGGTGGGCGTGATGAATGTGATGGTGATGAATGTGTCGGAGCGCCGCCGGGAAATTGGTGTACGCATGGCGCTGGGCGCGCGTTCGCGCGATATCGCGATGCTCTTTTTGCTGGAAGCGATTGTCTTAGCCACTGTTGGCGCGATACTTGGCGCGGCGGCGGGGTTGGCGGCGGCGTGGCTGTTTGTCTGGTTTTCTGGCTGGTCTGATTTTGCCTTATCCGCTGCTGCGCTGCCGCTGGGCGTTGGTAGCGCCATTGTTATTGGGCTTTTTTTTGGCCTATCTCCCGCTCTGGCGGCGTCCCGGATGGAGCCGGTAGAGGCGTTGCGCGATGCGTAG
- a CDS encoding YdgH/BhsA/McbA-like domain containing protein has product MKSIKTFVAVIALATSFGSFAAQSVTATDTTLAGAEAKIAAQAQQAGASSYQITEAYTGNQVHMTAELSK; this is encoded by the coding sequence ATGAAAAGCATCAAAACTTTTGTCGCAGTTATCGCTCTGGCTACCTCTTTTGGTTCTTTCGCTGCACAGTCTGTGACCGCAACGGACACCACACTTGCCGGCGCCGAAGCGAAAATTGCTGCGCAGGCTCAACAGGCTGGTGCATCGTCTTACCAGATCACTGAAGCGTATACCGGCAACCAGGTTCACATGACCGCTGAACTGAGCAAATAA
- a CDS encoding flagellar protein FlhE, which produces MKRKSILLALSGLMFISSSAFATGGTSVGSMLAPSVSVKNQWYNKAFPVTAGTPSTGKVGMVYYTWTYSYYPAGMQVYLCYNNGNTCMDVSNARSGNVDFTPYNIAPNQPISLYARVNGTGKMLTANGQSSQVIVNYTFNQ; this is translated from the coding sequence ATGAAACGGAAATCGATCCTGCTGGCTTTATCAGGTTTAATGTTTATCTCTTCAAGCGCATTCGCAACGGGTGGCACTTCAGTCGGCTCAATGCTTGCACCCTCAGTTTCAGTAAAAAACCAATGGTATAACAAAGCCTTCCCGGTTACAGCCGGAACGCCGTCAACCGGTAAAGTCGGCATGGTTTATTACACCTGGACTTACAGCTATTACCCGGCGGGTATGCAGGTTTATTTATGCTATAACAACGGTAATACTTGCATGGACGTTTCTAATGCACGTTCAGGCAACGTTGACTTCACGCCTTATAATATCGCACCGAACCAACCAATCAGTCTATATGCTCGCGTAAATGGCACCGGTAAAATGCTGACGGCAAATGGGCAATCAAGCCAGGTTATTGTTAACTACACATTTAATCAATAA
- a CDS encoding ABC transporter ATP-binding protein encodes MERLHDSGISETHHTTSGADLIRLDSVTYSYAAGAARQTILHNISLSIPSGQSCAIVGASGSGKSTLLNLLGLLDTPTSGRVMFHGEDMSRCGADARATARNHIIGFVFQSFNLLPRLTALDNVALPLLYRGVLRHEAQEAARKQLQRVGLSERAHHRPADLSGGQRQRVAIARALVGEPALLLADEPTGNLDSQNAADIIDLLLALNRDSGTTLVLVTHDDAIARRMSRCIQVADGRINEATHV; translated from the coding sequence ATGGAACGGTTGCACGACTCAGGGATAAGCGAAACTCACCACACGACATCTGGCGCTGATTTGATACGCCTGGATTCGGTGACCTATTCCTACGCCGCTGGTGCCGCGCGGCAGACTATCCTGCACAACATTTCGTTATCTATCCCCTCCGGGCAAAGTTGCGCCATTGTTGGCGCGTCTGGCTCGGGGAAAAGCACGCTGCTTAATCTGCTGGGATTGCTTGATACGCCCACCTCCGGGCGCGTGATGTTTCATGGCGAAGATATGTCCCGCTGCGGCGCAGACGCTCGCGCGACGGCGCGTAATCACATCATTGGTTTTGTCTTTCAGAGTTTCAATTTACTGCCCCGGCTTACCGCGCTGGACAATGTTGCTTTGCCGCTGCTCTATCGAGGCGTACTGCGTCATGAAGCACAGGAGGCTGCCCGCAAGCAGCTTCAGCGCGTCGGTTTAAGTGAACGCGCGCACCACCGCCCTGCGGATTTGTCCGGCGGGCAGCGCCAGCGTGTGGCCATTGCCCGCGCGCTGGTGGGTGAACCGGCTTTGCTGCTCGCCGATGAACCCACCGGTAACCTTGATAGCCAAAACGCCGCTGACATCATCGACTTACTGCTGGCTCTGAATCGCGACAGTGGTACCACGCTGGTGCTGGTAACGCATGACGATGCCATTGCCCGCCGCATGTCGCGCTGCATTCAGGTGGCTGACGGACGGATCAACGAGGCAACGCATGTCTGA
- the fdxH gene encoding formate dehydrogenase subunit beta, protein MAYQSQDIIRRSATNGFTPAPQARDHQQEVAKLIDVTTCIGCKACQVACSEWNDIRDEVGHNVGVYDNPADLTAKSWTVMRFSEVEQNDKLEWLIRKDGCMHCADPGCLKACPSEGAIIQYANGIVDFQSEQCIGCGYCIAGCPFDVPRMNPEDNRVYKCTLCVDRVTVGQEPACVKTCPTGAIHFGSKEDMKTLAGERVAELKTRGYDNAGLYDPAGVGGTHVMYVLHHADKPNLYHGLPENPEISSTVKFWKGIWKPLAAVGFAATFAASIFHYVGVGPNRAEEEDDNLHEEKDEVRK, encoded by the coding sequence ATGGCTTATCAATCGCAAGACATCATCCGTCGTTCCGCGACTAACGGTTTCACTCCCGCGCCGCAGGCGCGGGATCACCAGCAGGAAGTGGCGAAGCTTATCGACGTCACCACCTGTATTGGCTGTAAAGCCTGTCAGGTGGCCTGTTCCGAGTGGAACGACATTCGTGATGAGGTGGGACATAACGTCGGGGTGTATGACAACCCGGCGGATTTGACCGCCAAATCGTGGACAGTCATGCGCTTCTCGGAAGTGGAACAGAACGACAAACTGGAGTGGCTGATCCGTAAAGATGGCTGCATGCACTGCGCCGATCCTGGCTGTCTGAAAGCATGTCCGTCAGAAGGGGCTATCATTCAGTATGCTAACGGTATTGTCGACTTCCAGTCCGAGCAGTGCATCGGTTGCGGTTACTGTATCGCCGGCTGTCCGTTCGACGTGCCGCGCATGAACCCGGAAGACAACCGCGTCTATAAATGTACGCTGTGTGTTGACCGCGTGACCGTGGGTCAGGAACCGGCGTGTGTGAAAACCTGCCCGACCGGCGCTATCCACTTTGGCTCCAAAGAGGATATGAAAACGCTGGCCGGCGAGCGCGTGGCGGAACTGAAAACCCGTGGTTACGACAACGCAGGTCTGTACGATCCGGCTGGCGTTGGCGGTACGCACGTGATGTATGTACTGCATCACGCCGACAAGCCGAATCTGTATCACGGCCTGCCGGAGAACCCGGAAATCAGCTCTACCGTGAAGTTCTGGAAAGGTATCTGGAAACCTCTTGCGGCGGTCGGCTTTGCCGCGACCTTCGCTGCCAGCATCTTCCACTATGTCGGTGTCGGTCCGAACCGCGCAGAAGAGGAAGACGATAACCTGCATGAAGAGAAAGACGAGGTGCGCAAATGA
- a CDS encoding Crp/Fnr family transcriptional regulator encodes MIATELAPLLAGRKTIQVSPTTTLLRQGDRQQNMFVLQEGIARAVWHSPEGNERIKEFYFPGECCFLYLSWLTGSVADYSLQMLTSGALCEVPLRLLEQEEHQAAKIALLRQQLIFKEKKEQMFLLNNPEQRYRYVQTHFPAWEAQLTQKDLASYIGISPVSLSRIRARLNKG; translated from the coding sequence ATGATAGCGACTGAATTAGCACCGCTGCTGGCGGGTCGAAAAACGATACAGGTCAGCCCGACAACAACCCTGCTCAGGCAGGGTGACAGGCAACAAAACATGTTTGTCTTGCAGGAGGGTATTGCCAGGGCGGTCTGGCATTCACCGGAGGGGAACGAACGGATCAAAGAGTTTTATTTCCCCGGCGAGTGCTGCTTTCTCTATCTCAGTTGGCTAACCGGGAGCGTGGCGGATTACAGCCTGCAAATGCTGACGTCAGGCGCGCTCTGCGAAGTACCGCTGCGTTTACTGGAACAAGAAGAACATCAGGCCGCCAAAATAGCGCTCCTGCGCCAGCAACTGATCTTTAAAGAGAAGAAGGAGCAGATGTTTTTGCTCAATAACCCGGAGCAACGCTATCGCTATGTGCAGACCCATTTCCCGGCATGGGAGGCACAATTAACGCAAAAAGATCTCGCCAGTTATATCGGGATCTCGCCGGTGAGCTTGTCGCGCATCCGCGCGCGTCTTAACAAAGGTTAA
- the fdnG gene encoding formate dehydrogenase-N subunit alpha: MQVSRRQFFKICAGGMAGTTAAALGFAPSVALAETRQYKLLRTRETRNTCTYCSVGCGLLMYSLGDGAKNAKASIFHIEGDPDHPVNRGALCPKGAGLVDFIHSESRLKYPEYRAPGSDKWQQISWDEAFTRIAKLMKADRDANYIAQNAEGTTVNRWLSTGMLCASASSNETGYLTQKFTRALGMLAVDNQARVUHGPTVASLAPSFGRGAMTNHWVDMKNANLIVVMGGNAAEAHPVGFRWAMEAKIHNGAKLIVIDPRFTRTASVADFYAPIRSGTDIAFLSGVLLYLMTNEKYQREYTEAYTNATLIVREDFGFEDGLFTGYDAEKRKYDKTSWNYELDEKGFAKRDTTLTHPRCVWNLLKAHVSRYTPDVVEDICGTPKADFLKVCEYIAETSARDKTASFLYALGWTQHSVGAQNIRTMAMIQLLLGNMGMAGGGVNALRGHSNIQGLTDLGLLSQSLPGYMTLPNEKQTDLQTYLTANTPKPLLEGQVNYWGNYPKFFVSMMKSFFGDKATAENSWGFDWLPKWDKGYDVLQYFEMMNQGKVNGYICQGFNPVASFPNKNKVVASLSKLKFLVTIDPLNTETSNFWQNHGEFNDVDPSKIQTEVFRLPSTCFAEENGSIVNSGRWLQWHWKGADAPGDALNDGEILAGIFLRMRKMYAAEGGANPEQVLNMTWNYSTPENPSPEEVAMESNGKALADIIDPATGTVLAKKGEQLSTFAHLRDDGTTASGCWIFAGSWTPKGNQMANRDNADPSGLGNTLGWAWAWPLNRRILYNRASADPQGNPWDPKRQLLKWDGAKWGGVDIPDYSAAAPGSNVGPFIMQQEGMGRLFALDKMAEGPFPEHYEPFETPLGTNPLHPKVVSNPAARVFKGDLEAMGKADKFPYVGTTYRLTEHFHYWTKHALLNAIAQPEQFVEIGEKLANKLGITQGDTVRVSSNRGYIKAKAVVTKRIRTLNVHGKEVDTIGIPIHWGYEGVAKKGFIANTLTPFVGDANTQTPEFKAFLVNVEKV, from the coding sequence ATGCAGGTCAGCAGAAGGCAGTTCTTTAAGATCTGCGCTGGCGGTATGGCAGGAACCACGGCAGCGGCGCTGGGCTTTGCCCCGAGTGTTGCGCTCGCGGAAACACGGCAGTATAAGCTGCTGCGTACCCGCGAAACCCGTAATACCTGCACATATTGTTCCGTCGGCTGTGGGCTGTTGATGTACAGCCTCGGCGATGGAGCAAAAAACGCCAAAGCGTCAATCTTCCATATCGAGGGTGACCCCGATCATCCGGTAAACCGTGGGGCGCTGTGCCCGAAAGGCGCAGGTCTGGTGGATTTCATCCACTCAGAAAGCCGCCTGAAATACCCGGAATACCGCGCGCCAGGCTCAGATAAGTGGCAACAAATTTCGTGGGATGAAGCCTTTACCCGCATTGCCAAACTGATGAAAGCGGATCGTGACGCCAACTATATCGCGCAAAACGCGGAAGGGACGACCGTCAACCGCTGGCTGAGCACCGGTATGCTGTGCGCATCCGCATCCAGTAATGAAACCGGCTATTTAACGCAAAAATTCACCCGCGCACTCGGCATGTTAGCCGTCGACAACCAGGCGCGTGTCTGACACGGACCAACGGTAGCAAGTCTTGCTCCATCTTTTGGTCGCGGTGCGATGACCAACCACTGGGTCGACATGAAAAACGCCAACCTTATCGTTGTGATGGGGGGGAACGCGGCAGAAGCGCATCCGGTGGGATTCCGCTGGGCGATGGAAGCCAAGATCCACAATGGCGCGAAGCTGATTGTTATCGATCCGCGCTTTACGCGTACCGCCTCTGTGGCGGATTTCTATGCGCCGATTCGTTCCGGTACTGACATTGCCTTCCTGTCAGGCGTGTTGCTGTACCTGATGACCAACGAAAAATATCAGCGCGAATACACCGAGGCCTACACCAACGCCACGCTTATTGTGCGTGAAGATTTTGGCTTCGAAGATGGCCTGTTCACCGGCTATGACGCGGAAAAACGTAAATACGACAAAACCAGCTGGAACTACGAACTGGATGAGAAAGGTTTCGCCAAACGCGATACCACGCTCACCCATCCGCGTTGCGTGTGGAACCTGCTGAAAGCGCACGTCTCCCGCTATACGCCGGACGTGGTGGAAGACATCTGCGGGACGCCAAAAGCGGACTTCCTGAAGGTGTGCGAATACATCGCCGAAACCAGCGCCCGTGATAAAACCGCGTCGTTCCTGTATGCACTTGGCTGGACGCAGCACTCCGTTGGCGCGCAGAACATCCGCACCATGGCGATGATTCAGTTGCTGCTGGGCAACATGGGGATGGCAGGCGGCGGCGTGAACGCCCTGCGCGGTCACTCCAACATTCAGGGACTGACGGATCTTGGCCTGCTGTCACAAAGCCTGCCGGGCTATATGACGCTGCCAAACGAAAAACAGACCGATCTCCAGACCTATCTGACCGCCAACACGCCAAAACCGTTGCTGGAAGGCCAGGTGAACTACTGGGGCAATTACCCGAAATTCTTCGTTTCGATGATGAAATCCTTCTTTGGCGACAAAGCGACAGCGGAAAATAGCTGGGGCTTTGACTGGCTGCCGAAGTGGGACAAGGGTTACGACGTCCTGCAGTACTTCGAGATGATGAACCAGGGCAAGGTCAACGGCTATATCTGCCAGGGCTTTAACCCGGTAGCGTCGTTCCCGAACAAAAATAAAGTGGTCGCCTCACTGTCAAAACTGAAGTTCCTGGTAACGATTGACCCGCTCAATACGGAAACCTCGAACTTCTGGCAGAACCACGGCGAATTTAACGACGTCGATCCGTCGAAAATTCAGACCGAGGTGTTCCGTCTGCCGTCGACCTGCTTCGCAGAAGAGAACGGTTCTATCGTTAACTCAGGCCGCTGGTTGCAGTGGCACTGGAAAGGCGCGGACGCCCCGGGCGATGCGCTGAACGACGGCGAGATCCTGGCGGGCATCTTCCTGCGCATGCGTAAAATGTACGCGGCAGAAGGCGGAGCCAACCCGGAACAGGTGCTGAACATGACCTGGAACTACTCGACGCCGGAAAACCCGTCGCCTGAAGAAGTGGCCATGGAAAGCAACGGTAAAGCGCTGGCGGATATTATCGATCCGGCAACCGGCACTGTACTGGCGAAGAAAGGCGAGCAACTGAGCACCTTCGCTCACCTGCGCGATGACGGCACAACCGCAAGCGGTTGCTGGATTTTCGCCGGGAGCTGGACGCCGAAAGGCAACCAGATGGCGAACCGCGATAACGCTGATCCGTCGGGCCTCGGCAATACGCTGGGTTGGGCATGGGCATGGCCGCTTAACCGTCGCATTCTCTACAACCGCGCCTCCGCTGATCCGCAGGGCAACCCGTGGGATCCGAAGCGTCAGTTGCTGAAATGGGACGGCGCGAAGTGGGGTGGCGTGGATATTCCGGACTACAGCGCAGCCGCACCTGGCAGCAATGTCGGGCCGTTTATCATGCAGCAGGAAGGCATGGGCCGCCTGTTCGCACTCGATAAGATGGCTGAAGGGCCGTTCCCGGAACACTACGAGCCGTTTGAAACGCCGCTGGGCACCAACCCGCTGCACCCGAAAGTGGTTTCCAACCCGGCCGCCCGCGTGTTTAAAGGCGATCTGGAAGCGATGGGTAAAGCGGATAAGTTCCCGTATGTCGGTACGACTTACCGTTTAACCGAGCACTTCCACTACTGGACCAAGCACGCGCTGCTTAACGCAATCGCGCAGCCGGAGCAGTTTGTGGAAATTGGCGAAAAACTGGCGAACAAGCTGGGCATCACGCAGGGCGATACGGTACGCGTCTCCTCCAACCGTGGCTATATCAAAGCCAAGGCGGTGGTGACCAAACGTATTCGCACGCTCAACGTGCACGGTAAGGAAGTCGATACCATCGGTATTCCGATCCACTGGGGTTATGAAGGTGTGGCGAAGAAAGGCTTTATCGCTAATACGTTAACGCCGTTTGTCGGCGATGCGAACACCCAAACGCCGGAGTTTAAGGCGTTCCTGGTGAATGTGGAAAAGGTGTAA
- the fdhD gene encoding formate dehydrogenase accessory sulfurtransferase FdhD, translating to MNDLQTKKHKNATSVTGAREVSLWKRADLQHAVPDMLAEEVPVALVYNGISHVVMMASPKDLELFAIGFSLSEGIIENASDIYGMDVVHSCNGLEVQIELSSRRFMGLKERRRALAGRTGCGVCGVEQLNDIGKPIAPLPFTQTFDLQALDAGLAHLTDFQPVGQLTGCTHAAAWMLPSGELAGGHEDVGRHVALDKLLGHRAREARAWASGAVLVSSRASYEMVQKSAMCGVEILFAVSAATTLAVEVAQRYNLTLVGFCKPGRATIYTHPQRLIGV from the coding sequence GTGAACGATTTACAGACAAAAAAGCACAAAAATGCAACATCAGTCACAGGAGCCCGCGAGGTTAGCCTGTGGAAACGTGCTGATTTGCAGCACGCCGTGCCGGACATGCTGGCGGAGGAAGTGCCTGTCGCGCTGGTGTACAACGGTATTTCGCATGTGGTGATGATGGCGTCGCCAAAAGATCTTGAACTCTTCGCAATCGGCTTCTCCTTATCCGAAGGGATTATCGAAAACGCATCAGACATTTACGGGATGGATGTGGTCCACTCCTGTAACGGCCTTGAAGTGCAAATTGAGCTCTCCAGCCGCCGTTTTATGGGGTTAAAAGAGCGGCGACGCGCGCTGGCCGGGCGCACCGGTTGCGGCGTATGCGGCGTCGAGCAGCTAAACGACATTGGCAAACCCATCGCGCCGCTGCCTTTTACGCAGACTTTTGATTTGCAGGCGCTGGATGCCGGGCTGGCGCATTTAACCGATTTTCAGCCTGTCGGGCAGCTAACCGGCTGCACGCACGCCGCTGCCTGGATGCTGCCATCCGGTGAGTTAGCGGGGGGACATGAAGATGTCGGGCGTCATGTCGCGCTGGATAAGCTGCTTGGTCATCGCGCCCGCGAAGCGCGAGCCTGGGCGAGCGGTGCGGTGTTGGTTTCCAGCCGTGCCAGTTATGAGATGGTACAAAAGTCCGCCATGTGCGGCGTTGAGATCCTGTTTGCCGTCTCTGCCGCGACAACGCTGGCGGTAGAAGTGGCGCAGCGCTATAACCTGACGTTGGTGGGTTTTTGCAAGCCGGGCAGAGCGACAATTTATACCCATCCGCAGCGATTAATTGGCGTGTGA
- a CDS encoding YgjV family protein, with product MMSAFWLSQMLAGFSFIFDLLAFQFARRRITLAILAASTSMLAIHFCLLNAPVAASLMALAACRYLTAIMTTARKMKNGFIVATCLCSALSWQQPTDVLPLLGSLLMTSAAFHPAAKNMRRLTLCGSGCWLVNNMVIGSPVAVAMESAFILSTLVSCWRLTRQAE from the coding sequence ATGATGAGCGCTTTTTGGTTATCACAAATGCTGGCTGGCTTTTCTTTCATTTTTGATTTGTTGGCGTTTCAGTTTGCCCGCCGGCGGATCACCCTGGCGATACTTGCCGCCTCCACCAGCATGCTGGCGATACATTTTTGCTTGCTGAACGCGCCCGTAGCCGCGAGTTTGATGGCGCTGGCCGCATGCCGTTATCTCACCGCCATCATGACGACCGCGCGGAAAATGAAAAATGGATTTATTGTCGCAACCTGCTTGTGCAGCGCGCTAAGCTGGCAGCAACCCACCGATGTTTTACCGCTACTCGGTAGCCTGCTGATGACCAGCGCCGCTTTTCACCCGGCGGCAAAAAATATGCGGCGGCTCACCCTCTGCGGGAGCGGCTGCTGGCTGGTGAATAATATGGTGATCGGATCGCCCGTGGCTGTTGCCATGGAGAGCGCCTTCATTCTCAGTACGCTGGTGTCGTGCTGGCGGCTCACCCGGCAGGCGGAATAA